The following coding sequences are from one Tachysurus vachellii isolate PV-2020 chromosome 7, HZAU_Pvac_v1, whole genome shotgun sequence window:
- the LOC132849235 gene encoding butyrophilin subfamily 1 member A1-like — protein MKLKQEKLPHKNYLTCQKQLQVVGPEASLVAVAGEDLVLPCFIKPNTSAVDMAVEWMRIEEVASLVHLYRDHEDRNEDQVQSYRGRTSLFKEELQKGNASLKLSALRLADEGEYKCLIEEKSWYDDITLHAIVEAQGSHPVIMMESYDNSGGINLVCESRGWNPEPDVLWLGKEGVTLTAEDTQIHRDTEGFSVKSRITVYDYSDSNRFYCRLQQQHRMMETDIIISSGVFGIWKWAVSISVVACLFLLGLILTVFFGYKKELQQENHHLELQQEKQHAELLKKKMFRVDVTLDPDSAHPQLTVSADGKRVTHVDTPQTDSPQRFKFSCVLGKQSFSSGRFYYEVQVRRKTDWKLGVVKENINRKGWITRCPQNGFWTVVLRNNNQYEARADPAVSLELREKLEVVGVFVDYEEGLVSFYDVKSRSHIYSFTGQSFTEKLYPYFSPCDNKGGKNSAPLIITAVNE, from the exons atgaaattaaaacaggaaaaactACCTCACAAGAACTACCTCACCTGTCAAA aacaattaCAGGTGGTTGGTCCAGAAGCTTCTCTTGTTGCTGTAGCTGGTGAAGATCTGGTTCTGCCCTGTTTTATCAAACCCAACACCAGTGCTGTGGACATGGCAGTGGAGTGGATGAGAATAGAGGAAGTGGCTTCATTAGTGCATCTCTATAGGGATCATGAAGACAGAAATGAAGATCAGGTGCAGTCCTACAGAGGAAGAACATCACTGTTTAAAGAGGAGCTACAGAAAGGCAACGCTTCACTCAAACTGTCAGCTCTCCGACTCGCTGATGAAGGAGAATATAAGTGCCTCATTGAGGAAAAATCCTGGTATGATGACATCACTCTTCATGCTATTGTTGAGG CTCAGGGAAGCCACCCAGTGATAATGATGGAGAGTTATGATAACTCAGGAGGGATTAATCTAGTGTGTGAATCCAGAGGCTGGAACCCTGAGCCTGATGTTCTATGGCTGGGCAAAGAAGGAGTCACTCTGACTGCtgaagatacacagatacacagagacactgagggcttcagtgtgaaaagccgcatcactgtttatgattatagcgactctaacaggttttacTGCAGACTTCAGCAACAACATCGCATGATGGAGACAGACATTATCATCAGTA GTGGAGTCTTTGGTATTTGGAAGTGGGCTGTCAGCATTTCAGTTGTAGcatgtctttttcttcttggaCTGATACTAACTGTGTTTTTTGGCTACAAGAAAG AACTTCAACAGGAGAATCACCATCTAG AACTTCAACAGGAGAAGCAACATGCAG AACTTCTAAAGAAGAAGATGTTTAGAG tggatgtgactctggatcctgattcAGCTCATCCTCAACTTACTGTGTCTGCTGATGGAAAACGAGTGACCCATGTAGATACACCACAAACTGATTCACCGCAAAGGTTTAAATTTTCCTGTGTTCTGGGAAAGCAGAGTTTttcctcagggagattttattatgaggtgcaggtcagaAGGAAAACTGACTGGAAATTAGGAGTCGTGAAagagaacattaacaggaagGGGTGGATTACACGGTGTCCTCAGAATGGATTCTGGACTGTGGTACTGAGGAATAACAATCAGTATGAGGCTCGTGCTGATCCTGCTGTCTCCCTCGAACTGAGAGAGAAGCTGGAggttgtgggggtgtttgtggattatgaggagggtctggtctccttttatgatgtgaagtccagatctcatatctactctttTACTGGTCAgtctttcactgagaaactctatCCATACTTCAGTCCTTGTGATAATAAAGGAGGTaaaaattcagcaccactgatcatcactgctgttaatgaataa
- the LOC132847995 gene encoding butyrophilin subfamily 1 member A1-like encodes MFIRLMLLTVYFMESQSEQLQVVGPEASLVAVAGEDLVLPCFIKPSKSAVDMTVEWMRIEEVASLVHLHKNHEDRNEDQVQSYRGRTSLFKEELQKGNASLKLSALQLADEGKYKCLIEDKPWYDDITLHVIVEVLGSHPVIMMESYGNSGGINLVCESRGWKPEPDVLWLDREGVTLTAEDTQIHRDTELFSVKSRITVYDYSDSNRFYCRFQQKHHMMETEIIISSGVFGVWKWAVSISAIACLFLVGLILTVFFGYKKASEHQQEKQYAELLKKKMFRVDVTLDPDTAHPQLILSDDRKQVTLGDTPQDLPDTPQRLKFPCVLGNQSFSSGRIYYEVQVKGKIEWALGVVKESIDREWWITRCPQDGFWTVGLKNENQFEAYADPPVPLTLREVEVVGVFVDYEEGLVSFYDVKPRSHIYSFTGQSFTEKLYPYFSPRYKADGRNSAPLIISDVTE; translated from the exons ATGTTTATTCGTTTGATGCTCCTGACTGTTTACTTTATGGAATCTCAATCAG aacaattaCAGGTGGTTGGTCCAGAAGCTTCTCTTGTTGCTGTAGCTGGTGAAGATCTGGTTCTACCCTGTTTTATCAAACCCAGTAAAAGTGCTGTGGACATGACAGTGGAGTGGATGAGAATAGAGGAAGTGGCTTCATTAGTGCATCTCCATAAGAATCATGAAGACAGAAATGAAGATCAGGTGCAGTCCTACAGAGGAAGAACATCACTGTTTAAAGAGGAGCTACAGAAAGGCAACGCTTCACTCAAACTCTCAGCTCTCCAACTCGCTGATGAAGGAAAATATAAGTGCCTCATTGAGGACAAACCCTGGTATGATGACATCACTCTTCATGTTATTGTTGAGG TTCTAGGAAGCCACCCAGTGATAATGATGGAGAGTTATGGTAACTCAGGAGGGATTAATCTAGTGTGTGAGTCCAGAGGCTGGAAACCTGAACCTGATGTTCTGTGGCTGGACAGAGAAGGAGTCACTCTGACTGCtgaagatacacagatacacagagacactgagctcttcagtgtgaaaagccgcatcactgtttatgattatagcgactctaacaggttttacTGCAGATTTCAGCAAAAACATCACATGATGGAGACAGAAATTATCATCAGTA gtGGAGTCTTTGGTGTTTGGAAGTGGGCTGTCAGCATTTCAGCCATAGCATGTCTTTTTCTTGTTGGACTGATACTAACTGTGTTTTTTGGCTACAAGAAAG cCTCAGAACATCAACAGGAGAAGCAATATGCAG AACTTCTAAAGAAGAAGATGTTTAGAG tggatgtgactctggatcctgatacagctcATCCTCAACTCATCCTGTCTGATGATAGAAAACAAGTGACACTTGGAGACACACCACAGGATCTCCCTGATACACCACAGAGGCTTAAATTTCCCTGTGTTCTGGGAAATCAGAGTTTCTCCTCAGGGAGAATttattatgaggtgcaggtcaAAGGGAAAATTGAGTGGGCATTAGGAGTTGTGAAAGAGAGCATTGACAGGGAGTGGTGGATTACACGGTGTCCTCAGGATGGATTCTGGACTGTGGGATTGAAGAATGAAAATCAGTTTGAGGCTTATGCTGATCCCCCTGTTcccctcacactgagagaggtggaggttgtgggggtgtttgtggattatgaggagggtCTGGTCTCCTTCTATGATGTGAAGCCCAGatctcatatctactctttcactggtcagtctttcactgagaaactctatCCATATTTCAGTCCTCGATACAAAGCAGATGGTAGaaattcagcaccactgatcatctctgatgttactgaataa